In Aggregatibacter sp. 2125159857, one DNA window encodes the following:
- the rnr gene encoding ribonuclease R, protein MAKKSPPQDPNYAKELAKYDNPIPSREFILQIIRTHNAPMTKEEIFVALGITDETQQEAMRRRLRAMENDGQLVFTKRKCYALPEKLDLLKGMVIGHREGFGFLQVEGKKDDFFIPNVQMQKVMHGDYVLAQPNGFDRKGRPEVRIVRVLEANKKQIVGRFFIEQGIGYVMPDDSRITRDILIPDNARLGARMGQVVVVELHPRTAPFFQPIGKITEVLGDNMAKGMEVEIAIRKHDIPHSFPSAVEKQLKKWAEDVPEEAKRGRVDLRDLPLVTIDGEDARDFDDAVFCQKQGKGWKLWVAIADVSYYVRPKSALDTEAYNRGNSVYFPNRVVPMLPEKLSNGLCSLNPQVDRLCMVCEITLSAKGKMTDYRFYEAVMNSHARLTYNKVAKILEKDTALCERYASLVPHLQDLHDMYQALVKARQQRGAIEFETIESKFIFNALGRIERIEPVVRNDAHKIIEECMILANIASANFMEKHQEPALYRIHAVPGEEKLTAFRSFLAECGLSLSGGNKPTPTDYAQLLEQIKPRPDHELIQTMLLRSMSQAVYSADNIGHFGLALEEYAHFTSPIRRYPDLTLHRGIKYLLAKQKGSKRKTTDTGGYHYQLDEMDVFGAHCSSTERRADDATREVADWLKCEYMQDHVGEEFEGVISSVTGFGFFVRLNDLFIDGLVHISGLANDYYLFDMPKQRLIGENSGMIFRLGDAVKVRVEAVSLEQKQIDFSLISSERKPKRNGKTARTKAKKAEVKAPKKTTNQKAKINKSAVKKSHVSKMKPKAAKTKKVKKKHE, encoded by the coding sequence ATGGCCAAAAAATCCCCTCCTCAAGATCCGAATTATGCAAAAGAATTAGCCAAATACGACAACCCTATTCCCAGTCGGGAATTTATTTTGCAGATTATCCGTACGCATAATGCGCCCATGACGAAAGAAGAAATTTTTGTCGCGTTGGGCATCACGGATGAAACACAACAAGAAGCCATGCGCCGTCGTTTACGCGCCATGGAAAATGACGGTCAGTTAGTTTTCACCAAACGTAAATGCTATGCCTTACCGGAAAAACTGGATTTACTTAAAGGCATGGTGATTGGACATCGAGAAGGTTTCGGTTTTTTACAAGTCGAAGGAAAAAAAGACGACTTTTTTATTCCCAACGTGCAAATGCAGAAAGTCATGCACGGCGATTATGTGTTGGCGCAACCTAACGGATTTGACCGCAAAGGTCGTCCGGAAGTGCGCATTGTGCGTGTATTGGAAGCGAATAAAAAGCAAATTGTCGGTCGTTTTTTTATCGAACAAGGCATTGGTTATGTGATGCCGGACGACAGTCGTATTACACGTGATATTTTAATCCCCGATAACGCCCGTCTTGGTGCCCGCATGGGGCAAGTCGTGGTCGTAGAACTCCACCCGCGCACAGCGCCGTTCTTCCAGCCTATCGGCAAAATCACCGAAGTACTGGGTGATAATATGGCGAAGGGCATGGAAGTGGAAATTGCCATTCGTAAACATGATATTCCCCACAGTTTCCCAAGTGCGGTAGAAAAACAACTTAAAAAATGGGCTGAAGACGTGCCTGAAGAGGCTAAACGTGGCCGTGTAGATTTGCGTGACTTGCCGTTAGTGACCATTGACGGCGAAGATGCACGTGATTTTGACGATGCGGTATTTTGCCAAAAACAAGGCAAAGGCTGGAAACTTTGGGTGGCCATTGCTGATGTAAGCTATTACGTTCGACCGAAAAGCGCATTGGACACGGAAGCCTATAATCGAGGCAATTCCGTCTATTTCCCCAATCGCGTCGTGCCGATGCTACCGGAAAAACTCTCCAACGGTCTATGCTCGTTAAATCCACAAGTGGATCGCTTATGCATGGTGTGTGAAATAACGCTCTCTGCTAAAGGCAAAATGACAGATTATCGATTTTACGAAGCGGTGATGAATTCCCACGCCCGTTTAACTTATAACAAAGTGGCAAAAATACTGGAAAAAGATACCGCACTTTGTGAACGTTACGCCTCGTTAGTGCCTCATTTGCAAGATCTGCATGACATGTATCAGGCGTTGGTAAAAGCACGCCAACAGCGTGGTGCCATTGAATTTGAAACCATTGAAAGCAAATTTATTTTCAATGCGTTGGGACGTATTGAACGTATTGAGCCGGTTGTGCGTAACGATGCCCATAAAATCATTGAAGAATGTATGATTTTGGCAAACATTGCGTCTGCCAACTTCATGGAGAAACATCAAGAACCGGCGCTGTATCGTATTCATGCCGTGCCCGGTGAAGAAAAACTCACGGCATTTCGCAGTTTCTTGGCAGAATGCGGCTTGAGTCTATCCGGTGGGAATAAACCGACACCGACCGATTATGCGCAGTTGCTTGAACAGATTAAACCACGCCCAGATCACGAATTAATTCAAACCATGTTGCTACGTTCTATGAGCCAAGCGGTTTACAGCGCCGACAACATCGGTCACTTCGGGTTGGCATTAGAAGAATATGCCCATTTCACCTCGCCGATTCGTCGTTATCCCGATTTGACGTTACATCGTGGCATCAAATATTTATTGGCGAAACAAAAGGGTTCTAAACGTAAAACGACCGACACCGGCGGATATCATTATCAACTTGATGAAATGGATGTCTTTGGCGCGCATTGTTCTTCGACGGAGCGCCGTGCCGATGATGCCACCCGTGAAGTGGCGGATTGGCTAAAATGCGAATATATGCAAGATCATGTGGGCGAAGAATTTGAAGGCGTCATTTCTTCCGTCACCGGTTTCGGCTTCTTTGTTCGTTTGAATGATCTGTTTATCGATGGCTTAGTGCATATTTCCGGTTTGGCAAATGACTACTACTTATTCGATATGCCTAAACAACGTCTGATCGGCGAAAACAGCGGCATGATTTTCCGTCTCGGTGATGCGGTCAAAGTGCGTGTAGAAGCCGTGAGTTTAGAACAAAAACAAATTGATTTTTCCTTAATTTCAAGTGAACGCAAGCCGAAACGTAATGGTAAAACGGCACGAACAAAAGCCAAGAAAGCGGAAGTCAAAGCGCCTAAGAAAACAACAAACCAAAAGGCAAAAATAAACAAAAGTGCGGTCAAAAAAAGTCACGTTTCTAAAATGAAACCGAAAGCCGCCAAAACGAAAAAGGTAAAGAAAAAACATGAGTGA